One part of the Janthinobacterium sp. 17J80-10 genome encodes these proteins:
- a CDS encoding Crp/Fnr family transcriptional regulator, which produces MKNPSPPKIWRGRSDCNKCGGECALFGDLPAHELDLIHTPFDDLQYPAGTSLFLQGDDVNGIYYIRSGMVKLNRINPDGTQRIVRVLRPGNTVGLEAMVHPQYEHDAIPLTPVVACRIPLDVMAKLDRESPTLHRRVLQQWHAALSDADHWFAELANGPARVRIARLLLKMRDPNHPENSVLFTLEDIGSMLGMTVETASRIINAFLREGKIKRLESHGRDYQIDVAALEAEAQSDAV; this is translated from the coding sequence ATGAAAAACCCATCCCCCCCGAAAATCTGGCGTGGCCGCTCCGACTGCAACAAGTGTGGCGGCGAGTGCGCCCTGTTCGGCGACCTGCCGGCTCATGAGCTGGACCTGATTCACACGCCGTTTGACGACTTGCAGTATCCCGCGGGCACATCCCTCTTCCTGCAGGGCGATGACGTCAATGGCATCTATTACATCCGCAGCGGCATGGTCAAGCTCAACCGCATCAATCCTGACGGCACCCAGCGCATCGTGCGCGTGCTCAGGCCCGGCAATACCGTGGGCCTGGAAGCCATGGTGCATCCGCAGTATGAGCACGATGCCATTCCCCTCACGCCGGTGGTGGCTTGCCGCATTCCGCTGGATGTCATGGCCAAGCTTGACCGCGAATCACCCACCCTGCACCGGCGCGTGCTGCAGCAATGGCATGCGGCGCTCTCCGACGCCGACCACTGGTTTGCCGAGCTGGCAAACGGCCCGGCGCGGGTGCGCATCGCGCGCTTGCTGCTGAAGATGCGCGACCCCAACCATCCGGAAAATTCCGTCTTGTTTACGCTGGAGGATATCGGCTCGATGCTGGGCATGACGGTGGAAACCGCGAGCCGCATCATCAATGCCTTCCTCAGGGAAGGCAAGATCAAGCGGCTTGAATCCCATGGCCGCGATTACCAGATCGACGTCGCCGCGCTGGAAGCAGAAGCCCAGTCCGACGCCGTCTGA
- the rraA gene encoding ribonuclease E activity regulator RraA gives MSFATCDICDANEDKLAGGTLAVLPPVFKSFGKRPAFAGPARTLKVFEDNVLVRAALETPGEGHVLVIDGGGSLRCALVGGNLGVLAEKNGWAGILVNGCIRDSEEINGCDIGVRALATHPQRSIRKGVGDKDLQVSIAGVTVKPGDWIYADADGVLVSAAKLA, from the coding sequence ATGAGTTTTGCCACTTGCGATATCTGCGACGCCAATGAAGACAAGCTGGCCGGCGGCACCCTGGCGGTGCTGCCGCCGGTATTCAAGTCCTTTGGCAAGCGGCCGGCTTTTGCCGGCCCGGCAAGGACGCTGAAGGTATTCGAGGATAATGTGCTGGTGCGCGCAGCCCTGGAAACGCCGGGCGAAGGCCATGTGCTGGTGATCGACGGCGGCGGCAGCCTGCGCTGCGCCCTGGTGGGCGGCAACCTGGGCGTGCTGGCCGAGAAAAACGGCTGGGCCGGCATCCTCGTCAATGGCTGCATCCGCGACTCCGAGGAAATCAATGGCTGCGATATCGGCGTGCGCGCGCTGGCCACGCATCCGCAGCGCAGCATCCGCAAGGGCGTGGGCGACAAGGATTTGCAGGTATCGATTGCCGGCGTGACCGTCAAGCCCGGCGACTGGATCTATGCCGATGCCGACGGTGTGCTGGTATCGGCGGCCAAGCTGGCCTGA